In Lacrimispora indolis DSM 755, a genomic segment contains:
- the fliF gene encoding flagellar basal-body MS-ring/collar protein FliF, which produces MEKIKGFLGKLSDKAKKIIIASVVGVAVVAGAIIMALSMREKPYDVMFTGVGSEEAKQIIGKLQEDKVDYQYHDGDILVPTAQMDMTKAKLVSEGYPKSGFTYDVFKNNVNLMTTDSDRQTFKLYDLETRIGSTIQLFDGVQEAYVTIALGETSKYALSEDNAQEASAQAVVVMKDGGSPTEEQAKSIQLLISRSIPGMVIGNVAVFDGNGKEVSTDSGEEDINSGKTGEEIAKLIEDQIAAKVMNVLGPVYGNGNVRVSVKGTVNMEKLIRESTVYNVPEKIDENDKTGLTSEESIYREYSGDGQTASGVAGSEANADIPQYNAGGAAGDNNAYGSSSLTRKYLLNQIKEQGQVNPGSLENLTVSVIVNGNGFGTLTADDIRNLAGNAAGIAQADRAEKITAVAAPFYTVDVPKQPETPVEVGTDGILVNQWILIGALAGVFLLLLIIILAVRRRRKKKALMADMGDSQEDVPILPELSEEQEDEREREILVPEEDRGAELRESVRDFAEQNPEISAQLLKTWLNGGNNNDN; this is translated from the coding sequence ATGGAAAAAATTAAGGGATTTTTAGGTAAGTTAAGTGACAAAGCAAAGAAGATTATAATTGCTTCTGTTGTAGGCGTGGCTGTTGTGGCCGGCGCGATAATTATGGCACTGTCCATGCGGGAAAAGCCGTATGATGTCATGTTTACAGGCGTTGGCAGTGAAGAAGCGAAACAAATAATAGGTAAGCTGCAGGAAGACAAGGTTGACTATCAATATCATGATGGGGATATTCTGGTGCCGACAGCCCAGATGGATATGACCAAGGCAAAGCTGGTATCTGAGGGATATCCCAAAAGCGGCTTTACATATGATGTATTCAAAAACAATGTAAACCTTATGACAACTGACTCAGACCGTCAGACCTTTAAGCTTTATGATTTGGAAACAAGAATTGGGTCTACGATCCAGCTGTTCGATGGGGTTCAGGAAGCATACGTAACCATAGCCCTGGGAGAAACTTCCAAGTACGCATTATCGGAAGACAATGCGCAGGAAGCGAGTGCCCAGGCTGTTGTCGTGATGAAAGACGGCGGTTCCCCTACAGAAGAACAGGCCAAATCCATTCAGCTTCTTATTTCAAGAAGTATTCCTGGTATGGTCATTGGAAATGTTGCAGTGTTTGACGGCAACGGAAAAGAGGTCTCTACTGATTCCGGGGAAGAGGATATAAATTCTGGAAAGACAGGAGAAGAGATCGCAAAGCTTATAGAAGACCAGATTGCAGCAAAGGTTATGAATGTCCTGGGACCTGTGTACGGAAATGGAAATGTACGCGTATCCGTAAAAGGCACTGTAAATATGGAAAAGCTGATCCGGGAGAGTACTGTATACAATGTACCGGAGAAGATCGACGAGAATGATAAGACGGGACTTACTTCTGAGGAATCCATATACCGGGAGTATTCAGGAGATGGGCAGACCGCTTCCGGAGTGGCCGGATCAGAGGCCAATGCGGATATTCCTCAGTATAATGCAGGAGGAGCTGCAGGGGATAATAATGCTTATGGTTCCAGCAGCCTGACCAGAAAGTATCTTTTAAACCAGATCAAGGAACAGGGACAGGTTAATCCCGGCAGTCTGGAGAATTTAACGGTTTCTGTAATCGTGAATGGAAACGGTTTCGGAACCTTGACGGCTGATGATATCCGGAATTTGGCCGGTAATGCGGCAGGAATTGCTCAGGCAGACCGGGCGGAGAAAATCACTGCTGTTGCAGCGCCCTTCTACACCGTGGATGTTCCGAAACAGCCGGAAACTCCTGTCGAGGTAGGAACAGATGGTATTCTTGTAAATCAGTGGATTTTAATCGGTGCACTGGCAGGAGTGTTCCTGCTCTTGCTGATCATAATTCTTGCAGTGAGACGCAGAAGAAAGAAAAAAGCTCTTATGGCGGATATGGGAGACAGTCAGGAGGATGTTCCCATTCTTCCGGAACTTTCGGAAGAACAGGAAGACGAAAGAGAAAGAGAGATCCTGGTTCCCGAAGAGGACAGGGGTGCAGAGCTGCGTGAAAGTGTCCGTGACTTTGCAGAACAAAATCCTGAGATATCAGCCCAGCTGTTGAAAACATGGTTGAACGGAGGAAACAATAATGACAACTAA
- the fliG gene encoding flagellar motor switch protein FliG has product MTTNLTPEQKAAIVIVSLGVDKASKIYKYLSEEDIEKLTVEVAKLGHVEADATEAVLDDFYKTCLTQKVVTDGGLEYARTVLEKAFGESTANSLLQKVTQSLKSRSFGFIRKSDSKNLISVLQHERAQTIALVLSYTNEEMAAQLISELPPEKRFRVVESIARMESASPEAIRLVESEIKKKFSGILTTDYTTVGGIDYIANVMNHMDRGNEKLIFDELGRKDAELADTIRKKMFVFEDIITMDNRSIQRFIRECDMKDMVYALKNANKQIADVIFSNMSTRMKDSIQSDMEVTVNVRLRDVEEAQQRIVGIIRRLEEEGELIISKGGKDDIIV; this is encoded by the coding sequence ATGACAACTAACTTAACGCCTGAGCAAAAAGCGGCAATAGTTATTGTTTCACTCGGTGTGGATAAGGCTTCCAAAATATATAAGTACCTGAGTGAGGAAGACATTGAAAAATTAACCGTTGAAGTGGCAAAACTGGGGCATGTGGAAGCTGATGCAACGGAAGCCGTACTGGATGATTTTTATAAGACCTGCCTGACACAGAAAGTGGTCACTGACGGAGGCCTGGAATATGCAAGAACGGTTTTGGAAAAGGCATTTGGGGAAAGCACGGCAAACAGCCTGCTTCAGAAGGTTACTCAGTCCTTAAAATCCAGGTCATTTGGGTTCATCAGAAAGAGCGATTCAAAGAATTTGATTTCAGTGCTGCAGCATGAGAGGGCACAGACGATTGCCCTGGTTCTTTCCTACACAAATGAAGAAATGGCAGCACAGCTCATTTCCGAGCTTCCGCCTGAAAAACGTTTCCGGGTGGTGGAGTCCATCGCCAGGATGGAGAGTGCCTCTCCTGAGGCAATAAGGCTTGTGGAAAGTGAGATAAAGAAGAAGTTCTCCGGCATTCTTACCACCGATTACACAACGGTTGGCGGTATCGATTATATTGCAAACGTTATGAACCATATGGACAGGGGAAACGAAAAGCTTATCTTCGACGAGTTGGGCAGAAAAGATGCGGAACTGGCAGATACCATTCGCAAAAAGATGTTCGTATTCGAGGATATCATCACCATGGACAACCGCTCCATCCAGCGTTTTATCCGCGAATGCGATATGAAAGATATGGTTTATGCGCTTAAGAATGCAAATAAGCAGATTGCAGATGTTATTTTCAGTAATATGTCAACCCGTATGAAGGATAGCATTCAGTCCGATATGGAAGTTACAGTCAATGTCCGCTTAAGAGATGTAGAAGAGGCTCAGCAGAGAATTGTTGGTATCATCAGGCGTCTGGAGGAAGAAGGCGAGCTGATTATCAGCAAGGGCGGAAAGGATGATATCATTGTCTAA
- a CDS encoding FliH/SctL family protein produces MSNIIKGAQLSSHVLEYGFDLAFEDIIVKAKTEEEEEQKIEQFRDDADEEYLQAAEVYYENALKMAGEITDQAKEEAEKIRAEAKAAGYEEGYEAGFSEGCKKAYEDHKAELDLKIEEFQAAMKTTIECVTEEKERILERYMDDLKKITLTIAEKIIQTSLKSSGEIIKRMIAAAAGKLKKTQWVKIYVSQKDAGMMIQGDVGLLNELSHISGNIKIIAMDHAEDGTCIIELPEEIIDVSVNTQIENIKGILNNARL; encoded by the coding sequence TTGTCTAATATTATTAAGGGCGCACAGCTTTCAAGTCATGTTTTAGAGTATGGATTTGACCTGGCGTTTGAAGATATCATAGTAAAGGCAAAAACGGAAGAAGAGGAAGAGCAAAAGATTGAGCAGTTCCGGGACGATGCTGATGAGGAATATCTTCAGGCTGCCGAAGTATATTATGAAAATGCTTTAAAAATGGCCGGGGAGATTACGGATCAAGCCAAAGAAGAGGCAGAAAAGATCCGTGCTGAGGCGAAGGCGGCAGGGTATGAAGAAGGCTATGAGGCAGGGTTTTCGGAAGGTTGCAAGAAAGCCTATGAGGATCATAAAGCGGAATTGGATCTCAAGATAGAAGAATTCCAGGCGGCCATGAAGACCACCATTGAATGTGTTACGGAAGAGAAAGAAAGAATTCTGGAAAGATATATGGATGATTTGAAGAAAATTACTTTGACCATAGCAGAAAAGATCATTCAGACCAGTTTAAAATCCAGCGGAGAGATCATCAAGCGGATGATCGCTGCCGCTGCCGGTAAGCTGAAAAAGACCCAGTGGGTGAAAATCTATGTTTCGCAAAAGGATGCAGGGATGATGATACAGGGAGATGTGGGCTTGCTAAATGAATTGTCCCATATTTCTGGAAACATCAAAATTATTGCCATGGATCATGCGGAGGATGGCACCTGTATCATTGAATTGCCGGAAGAGATTATTGATGTCAGCGTGAATACCCAGATCGAAAATATAAAGGGAATTCTCAATAACGCAAGACTGTAG
- the fliI gene encoding flagellar protein export ATPase FliI, with translation MFKELSDLIMKTETVDHIGKIENIVGMSMEASGGKASIGDIAYIYNEDRKEQIPVEVVGFKDDKIQLMAYENMNGIAAGSFVRNTKRRLKIPVGDFLRGRIIDAKGEPMDGKGPFDSSRYYYVENPYINPLTRPPITDKLEFGVKAIDGMNTIGKGQRIGIFAGSGVGKSTLLGMIARNVKADINVVALVGERGREVREFIEKDLGPEGMERSVLVVATSDQPAMLRMKCPLVATTIAEYFKNQGKDVLLMMDSLTRFAMAQREIGLAIGEPPVARGYTPSIYAEFPKLLERSGNFGEGSITGIYTVLVEGDDTNEPIADTVRGIVDGHIVLSRKLANANHFPAIDVSASISRLMTNIVSEEHRKLASEIRDILSIYEKNEDLISIGAYKSGTNPKLDLAIARIDKVNQFLCQGIQENDTYENILIKMKSILA, from the coding sequence ATGTTTAAAGAACTGTCTGATCTCATAATGAAGACTGAGACCGTTGATCACATCGGAAAGATCGAAAATATTGTGGGGATGTCTATGGAAGCCTCCGGCGGAAAGGCCAGTATCGGGGACATTGCCTATATTTATAACGAAGACAGGAAAGAGCAGATTCCCGTAGAAGTAGTGGGCTTTAAGGATGATAAAATCCAGCTTATGGCCTACGAAAATATGAATGGAATTGCCGCGGGCAGCTTTGTGCGCAATACGAAACGCCGTTTAAAGATCCCGGTAGGAGATTTTTTAAGAGGACGGATCATTGATGCAAAGGGAGAACCAATGGATGGAAAAGGCCCCTTTGATTCTTCAAGATACTATTATGTGGAAAACCCCTATATCAATCCCTTGACCCGTCCTCCCATTACGGACAAGCTGGAATTCGGAGTCAAAGCCATTGATGGAATGAATACCATTGGAAAAGGGCAGCGTATCGGAATTTTTGCAGGGAGCGGAGTTGGTAAGAGTACTCTCTTGGGAATGATCGCCAGAAACGTTAAGGCTGATATCAATGTGGTGGCCCTTGTAGGCGAGCGAGGCCGAGAGGTAAGGGAATTTATAGAAAAGGATTTAGGGCCGGAAGGGATGGAGCGATCTGTCCTGGTGGTGGCTACATCGGATCAGCCGGCCATGCTTCGCATGAAGTGCCCTCTGGTGGCAACCACCATAGCGGAATATTTTAAAAACCAGGGCAAGGATGTGCTGCTGATGATGGACTCTCTGACACGGTTTGCCATGGCTCAGAGAGAAATAGGCCTTGCCATCGGGGAACCGCCGGTGGCCAGAGGATATACTCCTTCCATATACGCGGAATTTCCCAAGCTTCTGGAACGAAGCGGTAATTTTGGGGAAGGTTCCATTACCGGAATTTATACGGTTCTGGTGGAAGGTGATGATACCAATGAACCCATCGCAGATACCGTAAGAGGTATTGTGGATGGACACATCGTTTTAAGCAGAAAACTGGCAAATGCAAATCATTTCCCAGCCATTGATGTAAGCGCCAGTATTTCCCGTCTGATGACCAATATCGTGTCCGAGGAACACCGGAAACTTGCTTCGGAAATCAGGGATATCTTAAGCATTTATGAGAAAAATGAAGATTTGATTTCAATTGGCGCATATAAAAGCGGAACCAATCCCAAGCTGGATTTGGCTATTGCCAGGATTGACAAGGTCAACCAGTTCCTGTGCCAGGGGATTCAGGAAAATGACACCTATGAAAATATACTGATTAAGATGAAATCGATCTTAGCGTAG
- the fliJ gene encoding flagellar export protein FliJ — protein sequence MKKFNFPLDTVLNYKDQALDNLKSEHAQILAKVAQQENKINMLADQRNAACVRFKEEAQTGISINAMREYETYITHMEKKILAEQGVLLTLKRKEEQKRFQVVEARKEKASIEKLKEKKLTLYNKEVQRSEELFIEEFVSNTMSVRSNR from the coding sequence ATGAAAAAATTTAACTTCCCTCTTGATACGGTTTTAAATTACAAGGATCAGGCTTTAGACAATTTGAAAAGCGAACATGCTCAGATACTGGCCAAGGTTGCGCAGCAGGAGAATAAGATCAATATGCTGGCCGACCAGAGGAATGCTGCCTGTGTAAGATTTAAAGAAGAAGCGCAGACAGGGATTTCCATCAATGCCATGCGTGAATATGAAACATATATCACCCATATGGAGAAGAAGATCCTGGCAGAACAGGGAGTATTGCTGACGCTTAAAAGAAAAGAGGAGCAGAAGCGCTTCCAGGTGGTAGAAGCCAGAAAAGAGAAAGCTTCCATTGAGAAATTAAAAGAAAAAAAGCTGACTTTGTATAACAAAGAAGTACAGCGCAGTGAAGAACTGTTCATTGAGGAATTTGTTTCCAACACCATGTCAGTTCGCAGCAACAGGTGA
- a CDS encoding flagellar hook-length control protein FliK — protein MAEVKNSSIDLLTRQMTGTRKKEEKAVDGFSGFKTMLKSKSQKKDGGNEETKDSGNMTENAAVETAAVLVAAGAVETQNPGEMLRLMGQGLGQKPAEDTGTDNVQGVMLKEGEKTQALDQFQALNQLRFQNLTEKPGQELVFEEDAAAAVLPEAGGKMPDISLADEIGMPAMAEPKRSAGQKESLSLEGLGQANEAGSDQEGENGILGAMQLNGTFDTVPVRKEEEAVMPVQKGKSEEKTAFVEKDEKKLEENPGISRETSHEPNRVLHIQPQKDEIAYTTVNAESLEGLESKLSQQILKQIQAGRGELDVQLEPHNLGKIRIKVSYEDSQVSVSVLCSESRTLKLLSQSAGELGSILENNLERPVQILVDKQGADYLNNQNEQGSGQEQHQPQHENRKEESREDFIQKLRLGIFETGNTEDSETR, from the coding sequence ATGGCGGAAGTAAAAAACAGCAGCATAGACTTATTGACAAGGCAGATGACGGGGACACGGAAGAAGGAAGAAAAGGCAGTAGATGGATTTTCCGGTTTCAAGACAATGCTGAAAAGCAAGAGCCAGAAGAAAGACGGCGGAAATGAAGAAACTAAGGATTCCGGAAACATGACAGAAAACGCGGCGGTTGAAACTGCAGCGGTTCTGGTGGCTGCCGGAGCGGTGGAAACGCAGAATCCGGGAGAAATGCTTCGATTGATGGGGCAGGGGCTGGGCCAGAAACCGGCGGAGGACACTGGGACCGATAACGTTCAGGGAGTGATGCTTAAGGAAGGCGAAAAGACGCAGGCCTTGGATCAGTTCCAGGCGTTGAACCAGCTCCGGTTTCAGAATTTAACCGAGAAACCCGGACAAGAGCTTGTATTTGAGGAAGATGCTGCGGCAGCCGTTTTACCGGAAGCAGGGGGAAAGATGCCTGATATAAGTCTGGCAGATGAAATTGGAATGCCGGCAATGGCAGAGCCAAAGCGATCCGCAGGCCAAAAGGAATCTTTGAGCCTGGAAGGTTTGGGACAGGCCAATGAAGCAGGTTCTGACCAGGAAGGCGAAAATGGCATTCTGGGAGCAATGCAGCTCAATGGGACATTTGATACGGTCCCGGTGAGAAAAGAGGAAGAGGCAGTTATGCCTGTACAAAAAGGGAAGTCAGAGGAGAAAACGGCTTTTGTTGAGAAAGACGAAAAGAAGCTGGAAGAAAATCCGGGAATTTCACGGGAAACCTCTCATGAACCCAATCGTGTCCTGCATATTCAGCCCCAAAAGGATGAGATCGCTTATACGACGGTAAATGCTGAGAGTCTGGAAGGATTAGAGTCAAAACTGTCCCAGCAGATTTTAAAACAGATCCAAGCAGGCAGAGGAGAGCTGGATGTACAGCTGGAGCCTCATAATCTGGGCAAGATCCGAATCAAGGTTTCTTATGAGGACAGCCAGGTCAGCGTATCTGTTCTGTGTTCAGAGAGCAGAACCTTAAAACTGTTATCCCAGTCAGCCGGAGAATTAGGGTCGATTCTGGAAAACAATCTGGAACGTCCGGTTCAGATTCTGGTGGACAAGCAGGGCGCAGATTATCTGAACAATCAGAATGAACAGGGCAGCGGACAGGAACAGCACCAGCCGCAGCACGAAAACAGGAAGGAAGAAAGCCGTGAGGATTTCATCCAAAAGCTGAGACTTGGAATCTTTGAAACAGGCAATACGGAAGACAGCGAAACACGATAG
- a CDS encoding flagellar hook capping FlgD N-terminal domain-containing protein, which yields MADVSSVNNYSSLINALTSSSTTSSSGELTTDGFFKLLAAQLQNQDMSNPMDNSEMMTQMTQIAMMQAMNNFSTAMEDFSQINTINYGTSMMGKEVMLATTDKTGQLKKITGTVTRVDIFSGIPTLYINDDDDTGYSIANVMSVYEKGHAPSEDVEETDPDTDTDTDTDTDTDTTVDPNADTDTNQ from the coding sequence ATGGCAGATGTAAGTTCAGTGAACAACTACAGTTCTCTTATAAACGCACTTACAAGCAGCTCCACAACTTCAAGCAGCGGCGAGCTGACAACGGATGGTTTTTTTAAGCTTCTGGCTGCACAGCTTCAAAATCAGGACATGTCAAATCCCATGGACAACTCGGAGATGATGACTCAAATGACCCAGATCGCCATGATGCAGGCAATGAACAATTTCTCCACCGCTATGGAAGATTTTTCCCAGATCAATACCATTAACTATGGAACTTCCATGATGGGAAAAGAGGTAATGCTTGCCACCACAGATAAAACCGGTCAGCTAAAAAAGATCACTGGAACAGTAACAAGAGTGGATATTTTCAGCGGTATTCCCACACTTTACATCAATGATGATGATGATACCGGATATTCCATTGCCAATGTTATGTCTGTTTATGAAAAGGGACATGCTCCTTCTGAGGATGTTGAAGAGACGGACCCTGACACGGATACTGACACCGACACTGATACGGATACTGATACAACTGTTGATCCAAATGCCGACACAGATACGAATCAGTAG
- a CDS encoding TIGR02530 family flagellar biosynthesis protein, with the protein MINKVNQYEDVRQLKLRSAAAASQCGSSFGDVLKSRIGSKDELQFSRHAAERVNQRGIEMSEPFLNDLQSAVEKARSKGAKDVVIISEKGAFIVNVPNNTVVTTMSGSEMKENIFTNIDSAILL; encoded by the coding sequence ATGATAAACAAAGTAAACCAATATGAGGATGTCAGGCAGCTGAAACTGCGGAGTGCGGCAGCAGCGTCCCAGTGCGGCAGCAGCTTTGGCGATGTACTGAAGAGCCGTATTGGAAGCAAGGACGAGCTTCAATTTTCCAGGCATGCTGCAGAGCGGGTCAACCAGCGCGGAATTGAGATGTCGGAGCCATTTTTAAATGACCTGCAGTCCGCAGTGGAAAAAGCCCGGTCAAAAGGTGCAAAAGATGTGGTTATTATCAGCGAAAAGGGAGCGTTTATTGTGAATGTTCCCAACAACACAGTTGTAACCACCATGTCAGGAAGCGAAATGAAGGAAAACATTTTTACAAATATTGACAGCGCCATCTTATTATAG
- a CDS encoding flagellar hook-basal body complex protein, protein MVKSMFAGVAGLRAHQSKMDIIGNNIANVNTWGYKAASMSFKDTMYQTTSSSSGGSTETGGYGGTNAGQVGYGVTTGSISYDFGKGGMAPSASGLDCMIDGTGFFIVGPMINGGSLPLGEEDALKSSGLYLSRVGKFQVDGNGYLTDDSGNYVYGFTRTGDLTDGSSFDTTALTPLKIPTKSDMASVSDKKAADKIAEAKKNLEEARALFNAMDAELGNARDAYITANDNYNTKYAAAGVDAAKADMDAKKTAMDDAYRLWLEDKDNTAAKTDYLDKKTEYDEANSAFIVAQANVRKATALDPTKVTELNEAVTDYTAAYSAYIMSDSSTDPDYETKKTAYTTTKAALDKIQTELSKIEDKSPEGLRDSAKQAVDAASAKLTAAKTAVENAEKTLTTAQNSATSTAVGNASADDTLASLTNYKIQTDGTVVGNSEDGVTIVIGKIALAGVQNTGGLEKDSGYYYTLGANTGNVSVYEGGGTEGRILGNYLEQAKVDLATEMTEMITTQRGFQANSKIITVTDQMLDELVNMKR, encoded by the coding sequence ATGGTCAAATCAATGTTCGCTGGTGTGGCAGGTCTTAGGGCTCACCAGTCAAAAATGGATATCATCGGAAACAATATAGCTAACGTTAATACATGGGGATACAAAGCGGCGAGTATGTCTTTTAAGGACACCATGTACCAGACCACATCTTCCAGCTCGGGAGGCAGCACCGAGACAGGAGGCTACGGCGGAACCAATGCAGGACAGGTAGGATATGGAGTTACCACAGGTTCCATTTCATATGACTTTGGTAAAGGAGGCATGGCTCCCTCTGCCAGTGGCTTGGATTGTATGATTGACGGTACCGGGTTCTTTATCGTAGGTCCCATGATTAACGGTGGATCTCTCCCCCTTGGTGAAGAAGATGCGCTTAAATCAAGCGGTCTGTATCTTTCCAGAGTTGGTAAGTTCCAGGTGGATGGAAACGGTTATCTGACCGATGATTCAGGTAATTATGTGTACGGCTTTACAAGAACCGGAGACTTAACCGATGGCTCCAGCTTTGATACAACGGCCCTGACTCCCCTAAAAATCCCGACAAAGTCTGATATGGCAAGTGTAAGCGATAAGAAAGCCGCGGATAAAATTGCAGAAGCAAAAAAGAATCTGGAAGAGGCAAGAGCATTATTTAATGCAATGGATGCAGAGTTGGGAAATGCAAGGGATGCTTACATTACTGCCAACGATAATTATAACACGAAATATGCTGCCGCCGGCGTAGATGCAGCAAAAGCCGATATGGATGCAAAAAAGACTGCCATGGATGATGCATACCGGTTGTGGCTGGAGGACAAGGACAACACAGCTGCAAAGACAGATTATCTTGACAAAAAGACAGAATATGACGAGGCAAACAGTGCATTTATTGTAGCCCAGGCCAACGTTAGGAAAGCAACTGCCTTAGATCCGACTAAAGTAACGGAATTAAATGAAGCTGTGACGGATTACACAGCGGCATACTCGGCTTATATTATGTCGGATTCCTCTACAGATCCTGATTACGAGACAAAGAAAACCGCTTATACCACAACAAAGGCTGCACTGGATAAAATTCAGACAGAACTGTCAAAGATTGAGGACAAATCTCCGGAAGGCCTGCGGGATTCTGCAAAGCAGGCAGTTGATGCGGCATCAGCAAAGCTGACTGCGGCTAAAACGGCAGTGGAAAATGCAGAGAAAACATTGACAACCGCTCAGAATTCAGCTACTTCCACAGCAGTTGGCAATGCTTCGGCAGATGACACCCTGGCCTCCTTAACCAATTATAAGATTCAGACAGATGGTACGGTGGTTGGTAATTCTGAGGATGGTGTTACCATTGTAATCGGTAAGATCGCCCTGGCAGGCGTACAGAATACAGGCGGTCTTGAAAAAGACAGCGGCTACTATTATACTCTTGGCGCCAATACCGGAAATGTAAGCGTTTATGAGGGCGGAGGAACGGAAGGACGTATCCTTGGCAATTATTTAGAGCAGGCAAAGGTTGATCTGGCTACGGAAATGACCGAGATGATCACCACTCAGAGAGGGTTCCAGGCGAACTCAAAGATCATTACGGTAACAGACCAAATGCTTGACGAACTGGTTAATATGAAGCGTTAA
- a CDS encoding flagellar FlbD family protein, whose protein sequence is MIRLTRLNDEEFVINCGQIERVESIPESNVILVSGKHYVVKESVDEIINRVIEYNARIYACAQRMKV, encoded by the coding sequence ATGATTCGTCTGACAAGGCTCAATGACGAGGAATTTGTAATTAACTGCGGACAGATTGAAAGGGTTGAATCCATACCGGAATCAAATGTAATATTGGTCAGCGGAAAGCACTATGTGGTAAAAGAAAGTGTAGATGAGATCATAAACCGAGTGATTGAGTATAATGCCCGAATATATGCATGCGCGCAGAGAATGAAAGTTTAA
- a CDS encoding motility protein A — MDISLIVGWVLGIVLIIYGIGMEKIGNFIDMPSVIIVVGGTIAALIASYPFKVLAQIPKHIGIMLSPQRYNAEKVIDTLVEMAKTARKKGLLVLEEQANGIKDPFLKQSVMLIVDAMDAEKIREMLESEVAAMSERHDQDVSMYEKGTSVAPAFGMIGTLVGLVNMLKSMNMESGSSNSLGADMSVALITTFYGCVLAHLLFGPMAKKLRIRNDEEMLYKQIIIEGVLSIQAGDNPKYLEEKLLSYLSQGQQNKIMKKKTGNTGKEDASAAS, encoded by the coding sequence ATGGATATATCGTTGATTGTTGGCTGGGTATTGGGAATTGTTTTGATTATTTATGGAATCGGGATGGAGAAAATCGGAAATTTCATTGATATGCCCAGTGTTATCATTGTTGTTGGAGGTACAATCGCAGCTTTGATCGCCAGCTACCCATTCAAAGTTCTTGCACAGATTCCGAAGCATATCGGAATCATGCTCAGTCCCCAAAGGTACAATGCGGAAAAGGTCATTGACACCCTGGTGGAGATGGCTAAGACAGCCAGAAAAAAAGGACTTTTAGTCTTAGAGGAACAGGCGAACGGAATTAAGGACCCCTTTCTTAAGCAAAGCGTTATGCTGATCGTGGATGCAATGGATGCAGAAAAGATCAGGGAAATGCTGGAAAGTGAGGTGGCAGCCATGTCAGAGCGCCATGATCAGGATGTCAGCATGTACGAAAAGGGAACCTCAGTGGCTCCGGCTTTTGGTATGATCGGCACTTTGGTGGGACTTGTTAATATGCTGAAGAGTATGAATATGGAAAGCGGAAGCTCAAACAGTCTGGGAGCTGATATGTCGGTTGCCTTGATTACCACTTTTTATGGCTGTGTTCTGGCCCATCTGCTGTTTGGACCGATGGCAAAAAAACTTCGTATCCGAAATGATGAGGAAATGTTATATAAACAAATCATTATTGAAGGCGTATTGTCCATCCAGGCAGGAGATAATCCCAAGTATCTGGAAGAAAAGCTGCTGTCTTATCTGTCCCAGGGACAACAGAATAAAATTATGAAGAAAAAAACCGGCAATACCGGAAAAGAAGATGCTTCGGCAGCATCATAG